A genomic stretch from Aedes albopictus strain Foshan chromosome 2, AalbF5, whole genome shotgun sequence includes:
- the LOC134287025 gene encoding uncharacterized protein LOC134287025 isoform X2 produces MKKMEMLKKKRIAELSHEATWVENTTNTPLPDYLERTLMLGPNYNVPNREKFPYIETVAEIEKAIKPKENVDEIRAEVTTAMSNFINYNNQPRHHQQEWIAKDVGRSRKFLKENPTILITKADKGNKTVILSAEEYETKMEEMLQDATTYQKINYDPTARVSRKIKSILDGWKDSKYIDAKTHRKLNISDCNPPRIYGLPKTHKQGRPLRPVVSTIGSTTYRLAQFLSNILGKIVGKTENHVVNSFTFATEVTGVQTDEDEVMFSLDVTSLYTNVPVEYALECINRRWNELEDHTPIDKNSFTAAVKLVLGSTFFAYKGTFYKQTFGVPMGSPLSPVVANLVMERLEQESMRTLEEKQISLKVYRRYVDDCFCIAKEAHINMIVDVFNEFHDKLKFTVEREDNDKLKFLDMTLQRTNGKITKIWTPKQTNGRYLDFHSESPFQHKKNTAIALIDRAIKLTDASERPKTITTVKQILLKNHYPKWFITKLLKNRTHQHYNTIQWEETGRKEMKFVSTPYIPCLSEKLSKILNKHNITLAHKPRDKIKNTVFSRLKDPIPKLKTKNVVYAVPCGTEDGKVYVGQTGRMLKTRINEHQNNIRKKESKTGLTQHHLDEGHNFDFANTEILERIDNQASRTIAEAFHIKLLGDDKIVNMQRECGGIDSAYNGLVGKIRTLSTHTSRPNRVTQPNQHEDG; encoded by the coding sequence ATGAAGAAAATGGAGATGCTGAAAAAGAAGAGAATCGCCGAGTTGAGCCACGAAGCGACTTGGGTGGAGAACACTACCAACACGCCATTGCCGGACTACCTAGAACGAACGTTGATGCTGGGCCCGAACTACAACGTCCCAAATCGTGAGAAATTTCCCTACATCGAGACGGTTGCAGAAATTGAGAAAGCAATAAAACCTAAGGAGAATGTTGACGAGATTCGAGCCGAGGTGACAACAGCGATGTCCAATTTCATCAACTACAACAACCAGCCTCGCCACCACCAACAAGAATGGATCGCCAAGGATGTAGGAAGAAGCAGAAAGTTCCTCAAGGAGAACCCGACCATTCTAATAACCAAAGCAGACAAGGGTAACAAGACTGTAATCTTGTCGGCGGAGGAGTATGAAACAAAGAtggaggaaatgcttcaagatgcTACCACGTATCAGAAAATCAACTACGACCCAACGGCGAGAGTGTCccggaaaatcaaatcaatccTGGACGGGTGGAAAGATAGTAAGTACATCGACGCCAAAACCCACCGGAAACTGAACATTTCGGATTGCAATCCACCGCGGATATATGGACTTCCGAAAACCCACAAACAGGGAAGACCATTACGTCCGGTAGTATCGACCATCGGGTCCACAACGTACAGGTTAGCGCAGTTCCTCTCTAACATCCTTGGGAAAATCGTCGGAAAAACGGAAAACCACGTAGTCAACAGCTTCACCTTTGCAACAGAGGTAACAGGAGTACAGACCGACGAAGATGAGGTGATGTTTTCGCTTGACGTCACATCGCTGTACACGAACGTACCGGTAGAATACGCTTTAGAGTGTATAAACCGACGTTGGAACGAGCTCGAAGACCACACACCGATAGACAAAAACAGCTTCACTGCTGCCGTCAAGCTAGTGTTGGGATCCACGTTCTTCGCCTACAAAGGAACCTTCTACAAGCAAACCTTTGGGGTACCGATGGGTTCCCCTCTATCGCCCGTCGTCGCGAACCTCGTCATGGAACGACTGGAACAGGAAAGCATGAGAACGTTGGAGGAAAAGCAAATATCGTTGAAAGTGTACCGCCGCTACGTAGATGACTGTTTCTGTATTGCGAAGGAGGCTCACATAAACATGATTGTAGATGTCTTCAATGAGTTTCACGACAAGTTGAAATTCACGGTTGAACGAGAGGATAACGATAAACTCAAGTTCCTGGATATGACTCTACAAAGGACAAATGGTAAGATCACAAAGATATGGACACCCAAACAAACGAATGGAAGATATTTGGATTTTCATTCGGAGAGCCCCTTCCAACACAAGAAAAACACGGCGATCGCACTCATAGACCGTGCGATCAAGCTAACAGATGCCTCCGAAAGACCAAAAACAATAACAACAGTCAAACAAATTCTACTAAAAAACCATTACCCAAAATGGTTTATCACCAAATTGTTGAAAAACAGGACCCATCAACACTACAACACCATACAGTGGGAGGAAACCGGAAGAAAGGAAATGAAGTTCGTGTCTACACCCTACATACCATGCCTCAGtgagaaactttcaaaaattctcaacaaaCACAACATTACACTAGCACATAAACCACGTGACAAAATCAAAAACACTGTATTCAGTCGGTTGAAAGACccaattccaaaattgaaaactaAGAACGTTGTGTATGCCGTACCATGCGGCACCGAAGACGGGAAGGTGTATGTAGGACAAACCGGACGAATGCTGAAAACAAGGATCAACGAACACCAGAACAACATAAGAAAAAAGGAGTCAAAAACAGGTCTAACCCAACACCACCTAGATGAAGGACACAACTTCGATTTCGCAAACACGGAAATTCTGGAAAGGATCGACAACCAGGCAAGCAGAACCATTGCGGAGGCCTTCCACATTAAGCTGCTCGGTGACGACAAAATTGTTAACATGCAGCGCGAATGTGGAGGGATCGACTCAGCGTACAACGGTCTAGTGGGTAAAATACGAACACTCTCAACACATACGAGCAGACCGAACCGAGTGACGCAACCGAACCAACACGAAGATGGATAG
- the LOC134287025 gene encoding uncharacterized protein LOC134287025 isoform X1, producing the protein MHLEREIAEKYGSHVRELLRQYQKTAMVLARTSNQIKFLLNCRKCKVLPICLNYKVHVNLRNEKSHRQLEKVLFRQKIRVLSIMVADGKRTSTWTKKTKADLRNKLERVLEREDFERTTKMVESRTARVYMTTKEKEMKKMEMLKKKRIAELSHEATWVENTTNTPLPDYLERTLMLGPNYNVPNREKFPYIETVAEIEKAIKPKENVDEIRAEVTTAMSNFINYNNQPRHHQQEWIAKDVGRSRKFLKENPTILITKADKGNKTVILSAEEYETKMEEMLQDATTYQKINYDPTARVSRKIKSILDGWKDSKYIDAKTHRKLNISDCNPPRIYGLPKTHKQGRPLRPVVSTIGSTTYRLAQFLSNILGKIVGKTENHVVNSFTFATEVTGVQTDEDEVMFSLDVTSLYTNVPVEYALECINRRWNELEDHTPIDKNSFTAAVKLVLGSTFFAYKGTFYKQTFGVPMGSPLSPVVANLVMERLEQESMRTLEEKQISLKVYRRYVDDCFCIAKEAHINMIVDVFNEFHDKLKFTVEREDNDKLKFLDMTLQRTNGKITKIWTPKQTNGRYLDFHSESPFQHKKNTAIALIDRAIKLTDASERPKTITTVKQILLKNHYPKWFITKLLKNRTHQHYNTIQWEETGRKEMKFVSTPYIPCLSEKLSKILNKHNITLAHKPRDKIKNTVFSRLKDPIPKLKTKNVVYAVPCGTEDGKVYVGQTGRMLKTRINEHQNNIRKKESKTGLTQHHLDEGHNFDFANTEILERIDNQASRTIAEAFHIKLLGDDKIVNMQRECGGIDSAYNGLVGKIRTLSTHTSRPNRVTQPNQHEDG; encoded by the coding sequence ATGCATTTAGAGCGAGAAATTGCAGAGAAGTATGGCAGCCATGTGAGAGAACTGCTGCGACAGTACCAGAAAACGGCCATGGTACTAGCGAGAACGAGCAACCAGATAAAGTTCTTGCTGAATTGTAGAAAGTGCAAGGTGCTACCGATATGCTTAAACTACAAGGTACATGTCAACTTAAGGAACGAGAAGTCACACCGGCAATTAGAAAAGGTGCTGTTCAGACAAAAAATCCGAGTGTTGAGTATAATGGTAGCGGATGGCAAGAGAACATCGACATGGACAAAGAAGACGAAAGCCGACTTGAGGAACAAGTTGGAGCGAGTGTTAGAAAGAGAGGACTTCGAAAGGACAACGAAAATGGTGGAAAGCAGAACTGCGAGAGTATATATGACCACGAAGGAGAAAGAAATGAAGAAAATGGAGATGCTGAAAAAGAAGAGAATCGCCGAGTTGAGCCACGAAGCGACTTGGGTGGAGAACACTACCAACACGCCATTGCCGGACTACCTAGAACGAACGTTGATGCTGGGCCCGAACTACAACGTCCCAAATCGTGAGAAATTTCCCTACATCGAGACGGTTGCAGAAATTGAGAAAGCAATAAAACCTAAGGAGAATGTTGACGAGATTCGAGCCGAGGTGACAACAGCGATGTCCAATTTCATCAACTACAACAACCAGCCTCGCCACCACCAACAAGAATGGATCGCCAAGGATGTAGGAAGAAGCAGAAAGTTCCTCAAGGAGAACCCGACCATTCTAATAACCAAAGCAGACAAGGGTAACAAGACTGTAATCTTGTCGGCGGAGGAGTATGAAACAAAGAtggaggaaatgcttcaagatgcTACCACGTATCAGAAAATCAACTACGACCCAACGGCGAGAGTGTCccggaaaatcaaatcaatccTGGACGGGTGGAAAGATAGTAAGTACATCGACGCCAAAACCCACCGGAAACTGAACATTTCGGATTGCAATCCACCGCGGATATATGGACTTCCGAAAACCCACAAACAGGGAAGACCATTACGTCCGGTAGTATCGACCATCGGGTCCACAACGTACAGGTTAGCGCAGTTCCTCTCTAACATCCTTGGGAAAATCGTCGGAAAAACGGAAAACCACGTAGTCAACAGCTTCACCTTTGCAACAGAGGTAACAGGAGTACAGACCGACGAAGATGAGGTGATGTTTTCGCTTGACGTCACATCGCTGTACACGAACGTACCGGTAGAATACGCTTTAGAGTGTATAAACCGACGTTGGAACGAGCTCGAAGACCACACACCGATAGACAAAAACAGCTTCACTGCTGCCGTCAAGCTAGTGTTGGGATCCACGTTCTTCGCCTACAAAGGAACCTTCTACAAGCAAACCTTTGGGGTACCGATGGGTTCCCCTCTATCGCCCGTCGTCGCGAACCTCGTCATGGAACGACTGGAACAGGAAAGCATGAGAACGTTGGAGGAAAAGCAAATATCGTTGAAAGTGTACCGCCGCTACGTAGATGACTGTTTCTGTATTGCGAAGGAGGCTCACATAAACATGATTGTAGATGTCTTCAATGAGTTTCACGACAAGTTGAAATTCACGGTTGAACGAGAGGATAACGATAAACTCAAGTTCCTGGATATGACTCTACAAAGGACAAATGGTAAGATCACAAAGATATGGACACCCAAACAAACGAATGGAAGATATTTGGATTTTCATTCGGAGAGCCCCTTCCAACACAAGAAAAACACGGCGATCGCACTCATAGACCGTGCGATCAAGCTAACAGATGCCTCCGAAAGACCAAAAACAATAACAACAGTCAAACAAATTCTACTAAAAAACCATTACCCAAAATGGTTTATCACCAAATTGTTGAAAAACAGGACCCATCAACACTACAACACCATACAGTGGGAGGAAACCGGAAGAAAGGAAATGAAGTTCGTGTCTACACCCTACATACCATGCCTCAGtgagaaactttcaaaaattctcaacaaaCACAACATTACACTAGCACATAAACCACGTGACAAAATCAAAAACACTGTATTCAGTCGGTTGAAAGACccaattccaaaattgaaaactaAGAACGTTGTGTATGCCGTACCATGCGGCACCGAAGACGGGAAGGTGTATGTAGGACAAACCGGACGAATGCTGAAAACAAGGATCAACGAACACCAGAACAACATAAGAAAAAAGGAGTCAAAAACAGGTCTAACCCAACACCACCTAGATGAAGGACACAACTTCGATTTCGCAAACACGGAAATTCTGGAAAGGATCGACAACCAGGCAAGCAGAACCATTGCGGAGGCCTTCCACATTAAGCTGCTCGGTGACGACAAAATTGTTAACATGCAGCGCGAATGTGGAGGGATCGACTCAGCGTACAACGGTCTAGTGGGTAAAATACGAACACTCTCAACACATACGAGCAGACCGAACCGAGTGACGCAACCGAACCAACACGAAGATGGATAG